In Arthrobacter burdickii, one DNA window encodes the following:
- a CDS encoding recombinase family protein — protein sequence MDTRPGLLDLKKDYEAGRFELAVADDYSRFSRDMADGASIIGSMEVATFREGIPDPEDDFSPLLFMLLSHKFSRDTGKRWNATHAHRIARRLPPNGVKQFGYDKLPDGSYVINPEKAEALRHLYSEYTRGVGAIKLVQWLAEQGITSVRGTAFTTQTLFKLLDKPFAAGYFVWAEKEYKGAHEPILTEGQWAAYKDARNNRKLNQAPRNPGWWLAGIAKCGRCGGNLVSTTIKGKQSVNCSTYNNKGKATCAGVFRKRATVDFQVQMYLVSHEEQFADAMPTDDAAYGRASKVRSASADSQHHRSLNSCTSNLSLMLRCSLRNYGAPGTSSRSTLFSSQENFEVNIHTTMASYSRHKPIAQGTPHIGTKALTESSGARCCTLFKPHTRR from the coding sequence ATGGACACCCGCCCCGGTCTGCTGGACCTGAAAAAGGACTACGAAGCAGGCCGGTTTGAGCTAGCCGTAGCGGATGACTACAGCCGCTTCAGCCGCGACATGGCAGACGGTGCCAGCATCATCGGCTCCATGGAAGTAGCCACCTTCCGCGAGGGCATCCCTGACCCTGAGGATGACTTCTCCCCTCTGCTCTTCATGCTCCTCTCCCACAAGTTCAGCAGGGATACGGGTAAGCGCTGGAATGCCACTCACGCTCACCGCATTGCCCGGCGCCTACCGCCTAACGGCGTGAAGCAGTTTGGCTACGACAAGCTCCCCGATGGCTCCTACGTCATCAACCCCGAGAAAGCCGAGGCACTACGGCACCTGTACTCCGAGTACACCCGAGGCGTAGGGGCCATCAAGCTCGTGCAGTGGCTAGCCGAGCAGGGCATTACCAGCGTCCGAGGTACCGCCTTCACCACTCAGACCCTGTTCAAACTCCTTGATAAGCCGTTCGCTGCCGGGTACTTCGTATGGGCCGAGAAAGAGTACAAGGGCGCACATGAGCCGATCCTCACGGAAGGTCAGTGGGCCGCCTACAAGGATGCAAGGAACAACCGCAAGCTGAACCAAGCTCCCCGCAATCCGGGGTGGTGGCTTGCTGGTATCGCCAAATGCGGACGGTGTGGAGGCAACCTTGTCAGCACGACTATCAAGGGCAAGCAGTCCGTGAACTGCTCCACGTATAACAACAAGGGCAAAGCCACTTGTGCAGGAGTGTTCCGCAAGAGGGCAACCGTGGACTTCCAAGTACAGATGTACCTCGTCTCCCACGAGGAGCAGTTTGCAGACGCAATGCCTACCGATGACGCCGCATATGGAAGAGCATCTAAGGTGCGATCAGCCTCCGCAGATTCTCAGCATCACCGTTCATTAAACTCATGCACCTCTAATCTCAGTCTCATGCTGCGGTGTTCACTCCGAAACTATGGAGCACCTGGTACATCCTCACGGTCTACACTCTTTTCCAGTCAGGAGAATTTCGAGGTCAACATACACACCACAATGGCAAGTTATAGCCGACACAAGCCCATAGCACAGGGTACCCCACACATTGGTACCAAGGCTCTAACCGAATCGAGTGGCGCAAGGTGTTGCACCTTATTCAAGCCCCACACACGGCGATAA
- a CDS encoding MBL fold metallo-hydrolase, whose amino-acid sequence MMLADLPEATIRYIQVSEMDNNVYLLTSKSSGAQVLIDAADDAHAILELLADAQEDTDAEARVALIVTTHAHWDHVRALAEVKEATGARTAAGADDVADIAVPTDVPLRHGDVGSFEGFDLEVIHLRGHTPGSVALLYRDPAGPAHLFTGDSLFPGGVGNTQGDPERFASLFEDVSTRIFDYLPDDTVVHPGHGKGTTLGAERGSLEEWKQRGW is encoded by the coding sequence ATGATGCTTGCAGACCTTCCAGAGGCAACAATTCGCTACATTCAGGTCTCCGAGATGGACAACAACGTGTACCTGCTGACCTCGAAGTCGAGCGGCGCCCAGGTGCTCATCGACGCCGCCGACGACGCGCACGCCATCCTCGAACTGCTCGCGGACGCGCAGGAGGACACGGACGCCGAGGCCCGGGTGGCGCTCATCGTCACGACGCACGCGCACTGGGACCATGTGAGGGCGCTGGCCGAGGTGAAGGAGGCGACGGGAGCTCGGACCGCTGCCGGTGCGGACGACGTCGCGGACATCGCCGTGCCCACGGACGTCCCGCTGCGGCACGGCGACGTGGGATCCTTCGAGGGATTCGACCTCGAGGTTATCCACCTGCGGGGCCACACGCCGGGGTCCGTGGCACTCCTCTACCGCGATCCCGCCGGCCCGGCGCACCTGTTCACGGGCGACTCGCTGTTCCCCGGCGGCGTCGGCAACACGCAGGGCGACCCGGAGCGCTTCGCCTCGCTCTTCGAGGACGTCTCCACCCGCATCTTCGACTACCTTCCGGACGATACGGTCGTCCATCCGGGGCACGGGAAGGGCACGACGCTCGGCGCGGAACGCGGCTCCCTCGAGGAATGGAAGCAGCGCGGCTGGTAG
- a CDS encoding DEAD/DEAH box helicase — protein MRIQEHLPRHDDGHLPADAVYEAFTGWATARGLALYPAQDEAAMELVSGNNVILATPTGSGKSLVAIAAHLKSFSEGRTSYYTAPIKALVSEKFFALCDIFGPENVGMITGDSGVNQDAPIICCTAEILANLALREGADADVDTVVMDEFHFYSDPQRGWAWQVPLLELPQAQFLLMSATLGDVTRFEKDLTERTGRPTATVTSVERPIPLHYYYVETPVQESLEELLSTRQAPVYVVHFSQAEAIERAQNLMSVNICTREEKDRIAELIAAFRFSSGFGKTLNRLVRHGIGVHHAGMLPKYRRLVEQLAQAGLLKVICGTDTLGVGINVPIRTVLLTALSKYDGVRTRLLNAREFHQISGRAGRAGYDTAGTVVVQAPEHVVENTKAMAKAVSKFGDDQKKLRQVVRKKPPQGFVSWGKPTYDRLVESIPDPLTSSFSVSHSMLLNLLERPGDPFKAVKRLLTENHETRASQLRLMRRAIGIYRELVTAGIVEKLPEPEPDGRQVRLKVHLQANFALNQPLSPFALASLELLDPEAPGYALDVVSVIEATLEKPRQVLNAQEKKARGEAVAAMKAEGIDYDARMARLEEVSYPKPLEELLQQAFDVYRSSAPWLGDFELAPKSVVRDMYERAMSFGEYVAFYALTRSEGILLRYLADCYKALRHTVPVEALREDLSDILEWLGELVRQVDSSLLDEWTQLAAGIAPGVAVDTVDLPEEPPSVTSNERAFRVMVRNEMFQRVKLFADEQDEALGALDADSGWTAERWADAMDGYFGDYEDIDDGPDARGPNLLLITKAPGAWKVRQILKDPEGNGDWGINAEIDLAASDEAGSPVVRILGVGAPVAA, from the coding sequence ATGAGGATCCAAGAGCACCTGCCCCGGCACGACGACGGCCACCTTCCAGCGGACGCGGTCTACGAGGCGTTCACCGGCTGGGCGACGGCGCGGGGGCTTGCTCTCTATCCCGCGCAGGACGAGGCGGCGATGGAGCTCGTCTCGGGCAACAACGTCATCCTCGCGACGCCGACGGGGTCGGGCAAGTCGCTCGTGGCCATCGCGGCGCACCTGAAGTCGTTTTCCGAGGGCCGCACCAGCTACTACACCGCCCCCATCAAGGCGCTCGTGTCCGAGAAGTTCTTCGCGCTCTGCGACATCTTCGGTCCCGAGAACGTCGGCATGATCACAGGCGACTCGGGGGTCAACCAGGATGCGCCGATCATCTGCTGCACGGCCGAGATCCTCGCGAACCTCGCCCTGCGGGAGGGTGCGGACGCCGATGTCGACACCGTGGTGATGGACGAGTTCCACTTCTACTCCGATCCGCAGCGGGGCTGGGCGTGGCAGGTACCGCTGCTCGAGCTGCCACAGGCGCAGTTCCTGCTGATGTCCGCGACGCTGGGCGACGTCACGCGCTTCGAGAAGGACCTGACCGAACGCACCGGCCGTCCCACCGCCACGGTCACGTCCGTCGAGCGTCCCATCCCGCTGCACTACTACTACGTCGAGACGCCCGTGCAGGAATCCCTCGAGGAGCTGCTCTCCACGCGGCAGGCCCCGGTGTACGTGGTGCACTTCAGCCAGGCCGAGGCCATCGAGCGGGCGCAGAACCTGATGAGCGTCAACATCTGCACGCGCGAGGAGAAGGACCGCATCGCCGAACTCATCGCGGCGTTCCGGTTCTCCTCCGGCTTCGGGAAGACCCTCAACCGGCTGGTCCGCCACGGCATCGGCGTGCACCACGCCGGGATGCTGCCGAAGTACCGGCGCCTCGTCGAGCAGCTCGCGCAGGCCGGCCTCCTGAAGGTCATCTGCGGCACGGACACCCTGGGTGTCGGGATCAACGTGCCGATCCGGACCGTCCTGCTCACGGCGCTGAGCAAGTACGACGGCGTGCGGACGCGGCTGCTCAATGCGCGCGAGTTCCATCAGATCTCCGGCCGTGCCGGCCGGGCAGGCTATGACACCGCGGGCACCGTCGTCGTCCAGGCGCCCGAGCACGTCGTCGAGAACACCAAGGCCATGGCGAAGGCCGTGTCCAAGTTCGGGGACGACCAGAAGAAGCTGCGGCAGGTGGTGCGGAAGAAGCCCCCGCAGGGCTTCGTCTCGTGGGGCAAGCCCACCTATGACCGGCTGGTGGAGAGCATCCCCGATCCCCTGACGTCCTCGTTCTCGGTCAGCCATTCGATGCTGCTGAACCTGCTCGAGCGCCCGGGCGATCCCTTCAAGGCCGTCAAGCGGCTGCTGACCGAGAACCACGAGACGCGCGCCTCGCAGCTGCGCCTGATGCGACGCGCGATCGGCATCTACCGCGAGCTGGTCACGGCCGGCATCGTGGAGAAGCTGCCCGAACCGGAGCCGGACGGCCGGCAGGTGCGGCTCAAGGTGCACCTGCAGGCCAACTTCGCCCTCAACCAGCCCCTGTCGCCGTTCGCCCTCGCCAGCCTGGAACTCCTCGACCCCGAGGCCCCGGGCTACGCCCTGGACGTGGTGTCGGTCATCGAGGCGACGCTCGAGAAGCCCCGCCAGGTCCTGAACGCCCAGGAGAAGAAGGCCCGCGGGGAAGCCGTTGCGGCCATGAAGGCGGAGGGGATCGACTACGACGCCCGCATGGCGCGCCTGGAGGAGGTCAGCTACCCGAAGCCGCTGGAGGAACTGCTGCAGCAGGCCTTCGACGTGTACCGCTCGTCGGCTCCGTGGCTCGGTGACTTCGAACTCGCCCCGAAGTCCGTGGTCCGGGACATGTACGAGCGGGCGATGAGTTTCGGCGAGTACGTGGCTTTCTACGCCCTCACGCGGTCGGAGGGCATCCTGCTGCGCTATCTCGCCGACTGCTACAAGGCCCTCCGCCACACCGTGCCGGTCGAGGCCCTCCGCGAGGACCTCAGCGACATCCTGGAATGGCTCGGCGAACTCGTCCGCCAGGTCGACAGCAGCCTCCTCGACGAATGGACCCAGCTCGCCGCCGGGATAGCGCCCGGCGTCGCGGTCGACACCGTCGACCTGCCCGAGGAGCCACCGTCGGTGACGTCCAACGAGCGGGCCTTCCGCGTCATGGTGCGCAACGAGATGTTCCAGCGGGTGAAGCTGTTCGCCGACGAGCAGGACGAGGCACTCGGTGCACTCGATGCCGACTCGGGCTGGACCGCGGAGCGCTGGGCCGACGCGATGGACGGGTACTTCGGGGACTACGAGGACATCGACGACGGCCCAGACGCGCGCGGCCCCAACCTGCTCCTCATCACGAAGGCCCCCGGCGCGTGGAAGGTACGGCAGATCCTCAAGGACCCGGAGGGCAACGGGGACTGGGGCATCAACGCCGAGATCGACCTCGCCGCGTCCGACGAGGCAGGGAGCCCGGTCGTCCGGATCCTCGGCGTCGGAGCACCGGTCGCAGCCTGA
- a CDS encoding GNAT family N-acetyltransferase, with amino-acid sequence MNAIREARPSDVPVILQLIHDLAIYEREPDAVKNTTQSLQDALFGERPTIYAHVVEARGEIQGFALWFLNYSTWEGVNGIYLEDLYVRPEARGAGYGKALLANLARIAADRGYARVEWSVLNWNEPSIRFYESLGARPQSEWSTFRLTGDALTKVAAL; translated from the coding sequence ATGAATGCCATTCGCGAAGCCCGGCCGTCCGACGTCCCGGTCATCCTCCAGCTCATCCACGACCTCGCCATCTACGAGCGCGAGCCGGACGCGGTGAAGAACACCACACAGTCCCTCCAGGATGCCCTGTTCGGGGAACGGCCCACCATCTACGCCCATGTCGTCGAGGCGCGGGGTGAGATTCAGGGCTTCGCCCTGTGGTTCCTCAACTACTCGACCTGGGAGGGGGTCAACGGCATCTACCTCGAGGACCTGTACGTGCGGCCCGAGGCGCGGGGCGCCGGCTACGGCAAGGCCCTCCTCGCCAACCTGGCGAGGATCGCCGCCGACCGTGGCTACGCCCGCGTCGAATGGTCGGTACTGAACTGGAACGAGCCGTCCATCCGCTTCTACGAGAGCCTCGGCGCCCGCCCCCAGTCGGAGTGGAGCACCTTCCGGCTGACGGGCGATGCCCTCACGAAAGTCGCTGCCCTGTGA
- a CDS encoding alpha/beta fold hydrolase: MNQGATPPAADHTVGRTLVLRGLRATGHVFRVPLDHADPTSADIEVFAREYSSLEHTDDEAARLPWLLFLQGGPGGRGVRTTHLSGWMKAAARDFRILMLDQRGTGLSTPADAATLASLPTPQAQADYLAHFRADSIVADAELIRRRLGSPPWTVFGQSYGGFCTLTYLSAAPAGIERALITGGLAPLSGSPDEVYRATFARVEERNREYFAWYPEDRDLVTRIARHVEDVEEYLPSGERLTARRFQMVGSFLGGNTRVHGLHYLLEDAFTRAPGGPRLSASFLEQVHGIVSRASQPLYALLHESIYCQGSASAWAAQRVLEEYPQFREDAAEPLLTGEMIYPWYFEEDPALRPLRAVADLLAEKDDWGTLYDADVLATNTIPAAAAVYRHDIYVDRNLSLATAAVVRNLQVWETDEFHHDGIADDGEAIFERLLSMTRP, encoded by the coding sequence GTGAACCAGGGAGCGACGCCGCCGGCCGCGGACCACACCGTCGGCCGGACGCTCGTCCTGCGCGGCCTGCGCGCGACCGGCCACGTCTTCCGCGTGCCGCTGGATCATGCGGACCCCACCTCGGCGGACATCGAGGTGTTCGCCCGCGAGTACTCCTCCCTGGAGCACACCGACGACGAGGCCGCCCGGCTTCCCTGGCTGCTGTTCCTGCAGGGCGGGCCCGGCGGACGGGGCGTGCGCACCACGCACCTCTCCGGCTGGATGAAGGCCGCGGCCAGGGACTTCCGGATCCTCATGCTGGACCAGCGGGGCACGGGACTGTCCACGCCGGCCGACGCCGCCACGCTCGCCTCGCTGCCGACGCCGCAGGCCCAGGCGGACTACCTCGCGCATTTCCGGGCGGATTCGATCGTGGCGGACGCCGAGCTGATCCGCCGCCGTCTCGGGAGCCCGCCCTGGACCGTCTTCGGGCAGAGCTATGGGGGCTTCTGCACCCTCACCTACCTGTCGGCGGCCCCCGCCGGGATCGAGCGCGCCCTGATCACCGGAGGACTGGCTCCACTGTCGGGCAGCCCGGACGAGGTGTACCGTGCGACGTTCGCCCGGGTCGAGGAACGCAACCGCGAGTACTTCGCCTGGTACCCGGAGGACCGGGACCTCGTCACCCGGATCGCCCGTCACGTCGAGGACGTCGAGGAGTACCTGCCCAGCGGCGAACGTCTCACGGCGCGGCGCTTCCAGATGGTCGGCTCGTTCCTCGGCGGGAACACGAGGGTCCACGGCCTCCACTACCTGCTCGAGGACGCCTTCACGCGGGCCCCCGGCGGCCCCCGGCTGTCCGCGTCGTTCCTCGAGCAGGTCCACGGCATCGTCAGCCGGGCATCGCAGCCGCTCTATGCCCTCCTGCACGAGTCGATCTACTGCCAGGGCTCCGCCTCGGCATGGGCCGCGCAGCGGGTGCTCGAGGAGTACCCGCAGTTCCGGGAGGATGCCGCGGAGCCCCTGCTGACCGGGGAGATGATCTACCCCTGGTACTTCGAGGAAGACCCCGCGCTCCGTCCGTTGCGGGCGGTCGCCGACCTCCTCGCCGAGAAGGACGATTGGGGCACGCTGTACGACGCGGACGTCCTGGCAACCAACACCATTCCCGCCGCGGCTGCCGTCTACCGCCACGACATCTATGTCGACCGGAACCTCTCCCTGGCGACCGCAGCGGTTGTAAGGAACCTCCAGGTGTGGGAGACGGACGAGTTCCACCACGACGGGATCGCGGACGACGGCGAGGCGATCTTCGAGCGGCTCCTGTCGATGACGCGCCCGTAG
- a CDS encoding TerC family protein — protein sequence MPALPLAFEIGTFVVLGIILLFDLLLVVKRPHEPSMKEAGLWVAFYVGLALVFAALMFVFTGPEYGGQFVAGWITEYSLSIDNLFVFIIIMARFSVPRKYQQEVLMVGIIIALILRGIFIALGAAVIENFSWIFYIFGAFLLYTAYKQATDSGEDEEHAGDNKLIAKLKSVLPMSESYDGNKIRTVVDGKKLFTPMLIVFVTIGLTDLLFAVDSIPAIFGLTQSAFIVFTANIFALMGLRQLYFLLGGLMTRLIYLKHALSVILAFIGVKLVLHAMHVNELPFINNGEHIEWAPEIPTFVSLAVIVATIVIAVIASLIRSKAIEKAAARSGEPVDGTSSSPAVDEELDHAADEAGAKDRRH from the coding sequence ATGCCCGCATTGCCCCTGGCGTTCGAGATCGGCACGTTCGTCGTGCTCGGGATCATCCTGTTGTTCGATCTGCTGCTCGTGGTCAAGCGCCCGCACGAGCCTTCCATGAAGGAAGCCGGCCTGTGGGTCGCCTTCTACGTGGGCCTCGCCCTCGTGTTCGCCGCACTGATGTTCGTCTTCACGGGACCCGAGTACGGGGGCCAGTTCGTGGCCGGCTGGATCACCGAGTACAGCCTGAGCATCGACAACCTGTTCGTCTTCATCATCATCATGGCGCGGTTCTCGGTACCCAGGAAGTACCAGCAGGAAGTGCTCATGGTGGGCATCATCATCGCCCTGATCCTGCGCGGCATCTTCATCGCCCTGGGCGCTGCCGTGATCGAGAACTTCAGCTGGATCTTCTACATCTTCGGTGCGTTCCTCCTCTACACCGCCTACAAGCAGGCCACCGACTCCGGCGAGGACGAGGAACACGCAGGAGACAACAAGCTCATCGCGAAGCTCAAGTCCGTGCTCCCGATGTCCGAGTCCTACGACGGCAACAAGATCCGCACCGTCGTCGACGGCAAGAAGCTTTTCACCCCCATGCTCATCGTCTTCGTGACGATCGGCCTGACCGACCTGCTGTTCGCCGTGGACTCCATCCCCGCCATCTTCGGCCTCACCCAGAGTGCGTTCATCGTCTTCACGGCGAACATCTTCGCGCTCATGGGCCTCCGCCAGCTCTACTTCCTGCTCGGCGGGCTGATGACACGCCTCATCTACCTGAAGCACGCGCTCTCCGTGATCCTCGCCTTCATCGGCGTGAAGCTGGTCCTCCATGCCATGCACGTCAACGAGCTGCCGTTCATCAACAACGGCGAGCACATCGAGTGGGCTCCCGAGATCCCGACCTTCGTGTCCCTGGCCGTGATCGTCGCGACCATCGTCATCGCCGTGATCGCCAGCCTGATCCGCTCCAAGGCCATCGAGAAGGCGGCCGCACGGTCGGGCGAACCGGTGGACGGTACGTCATCCTCTCCGGCCGTCGACGAGGAACTCGATCACGCCGCGGACGAGGCCGGCGCCAAGGACCGCCGCCACTAA
- the uvrB gene encoding excinuclease ABC subunit UvrB — protein sequence MSLAQDIKRVVAPFEVISEYQPAGDQPTAIKELAERINAGEKDVVLLGATGTGKSATTAWLIEQVQRPTLVMVQNKTLAAQLANEFRELLPNNAVEYFVSYYDYYQPEAYVPQTDTFIEKDSSINEEVERLRHSATNALLTRRDVIVVATVSCIYGLGTPEEYINKMVTLRRGDQMNRDELLRQFVGMQYTRNDMDFHRGTFRVRGDTVEIIPMYEEHALRIEFFGDEVENIYTLDPLTGNVIREEEEMYVFPASHYVAGPDRMTRAIEDIEDELQQRLAELESQNKLVEAQRLRMRVTYDLEMMQQMGFCNGIENYSRHIDGRDPASAPHCLLDYFPDDFLLVVDESHVTIPQIGAMYEGDSSRKRTLVDHGFRLPSAMDNRPLKWDEFLERIGQTVYLSATPGKYELGKADGYVQQIIRPTGLVDPEVVVKPTKGQIDDLLGEIRKRVEVNERVLVTTLTKRMAEDLTGYLLEHGVKVEYLHSDVDTLRRVELLRELRMGTFDVLVGINLLREGLDLPEVSLVSILDADKEGFLRSTTSLIQTIGRAARNVSGEVHMYADRITDSMERAIDETNRRRAIQVAHNLEHGIDPTPLRKRIADITDTINREDADTRALLEEAGKNRKPKKGAGRHEGLASVPAEDLTDLIQQLTDQMHAAAAELQFELAGRLRDEVGDLKKELRQMQSAGHA from the coding sequence ATGAGTCTTGCGCAGGATATCAAGCGTGTCGTGGCACCTTTCGAAGTCATCAGCGAGTACCAGCCGGCAGGTGACCAGCCCACGGCGATCAAGGAACTGGCCGAGCGCATCAACGCGGGGGAGAAGGACGTCGTCCTCCTCGGGGCCACCGGTACCGGCAAGAGCGCGACGACGGCCTGGCTCATCGAGCAGGTGCAGCGCCCCACCCTGGTCATGGTGCAGAACAAGACCCTCGCAGCGCAGCTCGCCAACGAGTTCCGCGAGCTCCTGCCCAACAACGCCGTCGAGTACTTCGTCTCCTACTACGACTACTACCAGCCCGAGGCCTACGTCCCGCAGACGGACACCTTCATCGAGAAGGACTCGTCGATCAACGAGGAGGTCGAGCGCCTCCGGCACTCGGCCACGAACGCGCTGCTGACCCGCCGGGACGTCATCGTGGTCGCGACCGTCTCCTGCATCTACGGCCTCGGGACGCCCGAGGAGTACATCAACAAGATGGTCACGCTGCGCCGGGGTGACCAGATGAACAGGGACGAGTTGCTGCGGCAGTTCGTCGGCATGCAGTACACGCGCAACGACATGGACTTCCACCGGGGCACCTTCCGCGTGCGCGGTGACACGGTCGAGATCATCCCGATGTACGAGGAGCACGCGCTGCGGATCGAGTTCTTCGGCGACGAGGTCGAGAACATCTACACGCTCGATCCGCTGACCGGCAACGTGATCCGCGAGGAGGAGGAGATGTACGTCTTCCCCGCTTCGCACTACGTGGCCGGGCCCGACCGCATGACGAGGGCGATCGAGGACATCGAGGACGAGCTGCAGCAGCGGCTCGCGGAACTCGAGTCCCAGAACAAGCTCGTCGAGGCGCAGCGCCTGCGCATGCGCGTCACCTACGACCTCGAGATGATGCAGCAGATGGGCTTCTGCAACGGCATCGAGAACTATTCGCGCCACATCGACGGCCGGGACCCTGCGTCGGCGCCCCACTGCCTGCTCGACTACTTCCCGGACGACTTCCTCCTGGTCGTGGACGAGTCGCACGTGACCATCCCGCAGATCGGTGCCATGTACGAGGGCGACTCCTCCCGTAAGCGGACCCTCGTCGATCACGGTTTCCGGCTGCCCTCGGCCATGGACAACCGACCGCTGAAGTGGGACGAGTTCCTGGAGCGCATCGGCCAGACGGTGTACCTGTCCGCCACCCCGGGCAAGTACGAGCTCGGCAAGGCCGACGGCTACGTCCAGCAGATCATCCGTCCCACCGGACTCGTCGATCCCGAGGTGGTCGTCAAGCCGACCAAGGGCCAGATCGACGACCTGCTCGGTGAGATCCGCAAGCGCGTGGAGGTCAACGAGCGCGTGCTCGTCACCACCCTCACGAAGCGCATGGCCGAGGACCTCACCGGGTACCTCCTCGAGCACGGCGTCAAGGTCGAGTACCTCCACTCCGACGTCGATACCCTGCGGCGGGTGGAGCTCCTGCGTGAACTGCGGATGGGCACGTTCGACGTCCTGGTCGGCATCAACCTCCTCCGGGAAGGCCTGGACCTTCCGGAGGTATCGCTCGTGAGCATTCTCGACGCGGACAAGGAGGGCTTCCTGAGGAGCACCACCTCCCTGATCCAGACCATCGGGCGTGCCGCCCGTAACGTGTCGGGGGAGGTGCACATGTACGCGGACCGCATCACGGACTCCATGGAACGCGCCATCGACGAGACGAACCGGCGCAGGGCCATCCAGGTCGCGCACAACCTCGAGCACGGGATCGACCCCACTCCATTGCGGAAGCGGATCGCGGACATCACCGACACGATCAACCGCGAGGACGCCGACACGCGGGCCCTCCTCGAGGAGGCGGGCAAGAACCGGAAACCGAAGAAGGGCGCAGGCCGCCACGAAGGGCTGGCCTCTGTTCCTGCCGAGGACCTCACGGACCTGATCCAGCAGCTCACCGACCAGATGCATGCTGCTGCGGCCGAGCTGCAGTTCGAACTGGCTGGGCGCCTGCGCGACGAGGTCGGCGACCTGAAGAAGGAACTGCGCCAGATGCAGTCGGCGGGGCACGCCTGA
- the coaE gene encoding dephospho-CoA kinase, whose protein sequence is MLRIGLTGGIAAGKSVVAHSFAGLGAVVVDADLLAREAVEPGSEGLDDVVGAFGPQVLAPGGGLDRPALGRLIFGDDTARARLNAIIHPRVRARAAELIDAAPADAVVLEDIPLLVETGQAARFHLVVVVDARDDLRVQRMVGQRGMERRDAEQRIAAQASRSERLREADAVLVNEGALEDLLAATEGLWHERILPFRDNLAAGRAAAGVPTTAAGLAGTSGLARRVRAKIAAALPAGSGASVEADSAPAGPAEHDDVASAWVRVTVQRAEQLVAVSDAITAAGFPRAGAAGAGAPAVHRGADPATDVTVTVSVSAPEA, encoded by the coding sequence ATGCTGCGCATAGGACTGACAGGGGGCATTGCCGCGGGCAAGTCCGTGGTGGCCCACTCCTTCGCCGGCCTCGGCGCCGTCGTCGTGGATGCCGACCTCCTGGCACGCGAGGCGGTGGAGCCGGGGTCGGAGGGCCTCGACGATGTCGTGGGCGCGTTCGGGCCGCAGGTCCTGGCGCCGGGAGGCGGACTCGACCGACCCGCCCTGGGTCGTCTGATCTTCGGCGACGACACGGCCCGCGCGCGGCTCAATGCCATCATCCATCCGCGGGTACGCGCCCGCGCGGCGGAACTGATCGACGCGGCGCCCGCCGACGCCGTCGTGCTGGAGGACATCCCGCTCCTGGTCGAGACCGGCCAGGCTGCGCGCTTCCATCTCGTCGTCGTCGTGGACGCGCGGGACGACCTCCGGGTCCAGCGGATGGTCGGGCAGCGCGGCATGGAGCGCAGGGACGCCGAACAGCGCATCGCCGCCCAGGCGTCCCGGAGCGAGCGGCTGCGCGAAGCGGACGCAGTCCTCGTGAACGAGGGCGCGCTGGAGGATCTCCTGGCGGCGACGGAAGGGCTGTGGCACGAACGCATCCTGCCGTTCCGTGACAACCTCGCGGCGGGCAGGGCGGCTGCAGGGGTCCCGACGACGGCGGCGGGGCTCGCAGGGACGAGCGGGCTGGCGCGCCGGGTCCGGGCGAAGATCGCTGCGGCGCTTCCCGCGGGTTCGGGGGCCTCCGTCGAGGCCGACAGCGCACCTGCCGGTCCTGCCGAACACGACGACGTCGCCTCCGCCTGGGTGCGTGTGACGGTCCAGCGGGCGGAGCAGCTGGTCGCCGTCTCCGACGCCATCACAGCGGCCGGGTTCCCGCGTGCCGGAGCGGCGGGCGCGGGGGCTCCGGCAGTGCATCGCGGAGCCGACCCGGCGACCGACGTCACGGTGACTGTGAGCGTCTCCGCCCCGGAGGCCTGA